From a region of the Sesamum indicum cultivar Zhongzhi No. 13 linkage group LG3, S_indicum_v1.0, whole genome shotgun sequence genome:
- the LOC105159241 gene encoding random slug protein 5 isoform X1, with protein MFFRKSHTLQDAESVELQHDQKTTELKASLGPLSGRSLQYCTDACLKRYLEARNWNVDKSKKMLEETLRWRSSYKPEEIRWNEVAVEGETGKVFRANFHDRHGRSVLILRPGMQNTASLDNQIKHLVYLIENAILNLPEGQEQMAWLIDFTGWSLSNHVPIKSARETVNILQNHYPERLAVAFLYSPPRIFEAFWKIVKYFLDPKTFQKVKFVYPKNKDSVELMRSYFDIDNLPTEFGGKATLQYDHEEFSRQMAQDDVKSAKLWALDKQPSNGFAGAEVAPEPEALALPVS; from the exons ATGTTTTTCCGCAAGAGTCATACCTTGCAGGACGCGGAAAGTGTTGAGCTGCAGCACGACCAGAAG ACTACTGAGCTTAAAGCTTCTCTGGGCCCATTATCAGGTCGCAGTCTGCAGTATTGCACCGATGCTTGTTTGAAGAGATATCTGGAAGCTCGAAACTGGAATGTAGACAAATCAAAGAAGATGTTGGAGGAGACACTGAGATGGAGATCAAGTTATAAACCTGAAGAGATTCGTTGG AATGAAGTTGCTGTTGAAGGTGAGACTGGGAAGGTATTCAGAGCAAACTTCCATGATCGTCATGGTAGGAGTGTTCTTATACTAAGACCAGGAATGCAG AACACAGCATCTCTTGATAACCAGATTAAACATCTGGTCTATCTGATTGAGAATGCCATACTTAATCTTCCAGAAGGACAGGAACAGATGGCATGGTTAATAGACTTCACAGGATGGTCTTTAAGCAACCATGTACCGATCAAATCTGCAAGAGAGACTGTCAATATATTGCAAAATCATTACCCTGAGAGACTAGCTGTAGCGTTTCTGTATAGCCCACCACGCATATTTGAAGCATTTTGGAAG ATTGTCAAATACTTCTTGGATCCGAAAACATTCCAGAAGGTGAAATTCGTGTACCCAAAGAACAAGGATAGTGTAGAACTCATGAGGTCCTATTTTGACATAGACAATCTCCCAACGGAGTTTGGAGGCAAAGCCACACTGCAGTATGACCACGAGGAGTTTTCTAGGCAAATGGCACAGGACGATGTGAAATCTGCTAAGTTGTGGGCTCTAGACAAGCAGCCATCTAATGGTTTTGCAGGTGCCGAGGTGGCTCCTGAGCCTGAGGCCCTTGCTCTGCCAGTCAGTTGA
- the LOC105159241 gene encoding phosphatidylinositol transfer protein PDR16 isoform X2, translating to MLEETLRWRSSYKPEEIRWNEVAVEGETGKVFRANFHDRHGRSVLILRPGMQNTASLDNQIKHLVYLIENAILNLPEGQEQMAWLIDFTGWSLSNHVPIKSARETVNILQNHYPERLAVAFLYSPPRIFEAFWKIVKYFLDPKTFQKVKFVYPKNKDSVELMRSYFDIDNLPTEFGGKATLQYDHEEFSRQMAQDDVKSAKLWALDKQPSNGFAGAEVAPEPEALALPVS from the exons ATGTTGGAGGAGACACTGAGATGGAGATCAAGTTATAAACCTGAAGAGATTCGTTGG AATGAAGTTGCTGTTGAAGGTGAGACTGGGAAGGTATTCAGAGCAAACTTCCATGATCGTCATGGTAGGAGTGTTCTTATACTAAGACCAGGAATGCAG AACACAGCATCTCTTGATAACCAGATTAAACATCTGGTCTATCTGATTGAGAATGCCATACTTAATCTTCCAGAAGGACAGGAACAGATGGCATGGTTAATAGACTTCACAGGATGGTCTTTAAGCAACCATGTACCGATCAAATCTGCAAGAGAGACTGTCAATATATTGCAAAATCATTACCCTGAGAGACTAGCTGTAGCGTTTCTGTATAGCCCACCACGCATATTTGAAGCATTTTGGAAG ATTGTCAAATACTTCTTGGATCCGAAAACATTCCAGAAGGTGAAATTCGTGTACCCAAAGAACAAGGATAGTGTAGAACTCATGAGGTCCTATTTTGACATAGACAATCTCCCAACGGAGTTTGGAGGCAAAGCCACACTGCAGTATGACCACGAGGAGTTTTCTAGGCAAATGGCACAGGACGATGTGAAATCTGCTAAGTTGTGGGCTCTAGACAAGCAGCCATCTAATGGTTTTGCAGGTGCCGAGGTGGCTCCTGAGCCTGAGGCCCTTGCTCTGCCAGTCAGTTGA
- the LOC105159242 gene encoding uncharacterized protein At1g01500-like isoform X1, which produces MMVSYESHSNGNLIDPGLQIIRHPSYQSSGRFSLPWFDIRVFYVRISNFMVDDSTPEYLTLNNIPLSPDTVLEVNGVRCSMDSEGISCILRRDRVDKKSEESTFVSTDSIRLTDSVKFEVFHQQDLVISGVLEMLGANGFVGESNNVGKKWSMNCESVTSAGVGFLKGKQVMGSESLSPTIEVYVAGCFSGTPIILTKTLQLSPRKKHRKAMLGSIPEYDASESHQDAASGHDFQVAEYKNYKPESEEDYDNLYWRRTEYIEGEDGELSWFNAGVRVGVGIGLGICLGIGIGVGLLVRTYQTTTRTFRRRLI; this is translated from the exons ATGATGGTTTCTTACGAGTCTCATAGCAATGGGAATCTGATTGATCCAGGCCTACAGATTATCAGGCATCCATCATACCAATCGTCTGGCAGGTTTTCTTTACCTTGGTTTGATATACGGGTGTTCTATGTGAGGATCAGTAATTTCATGGTAGATGATTCGACCCCAGAATATCTCACCCTGAACAACATCCCTCTGAGCCCAGATACAGTTCTTGAAGTGAATGGAGTGAGATGCTCCATGGATTCAGAAGGAATCTCGTGCATTCTTAGAAGGGACCGGGTGGATAAGAAGTCCGAAGAATCTACATTTGTCAGCACGGATAGCATAAGGTTAACAGACAGCGTGAAATTTGAGGTGTTCCATCAACAGGATCTTGTGATCTCTGGGGTTCTAGAAATGTTAGGTGCCAATGGTTTTGTAGGGGAATCAAATAATGTAGGCAAGAAGTGGAGCATGAATTGTGAATCCGTAACCAGCGCTGGTGTGGGATtcttgaaaggaaaacaagtAATGGGTTCTGAATCATTGTCACCTACAATTGAAGTTTATGTGGCTGGTTGCTTCTCAGGGACTCCCATCATATTAACCAAGACGTTACAGCTTAGCCCCCGCAAGAAGCATAGGAAGGCTATGCTGGGTTCAATTCCAGAGTATGATGCTTCTGAATCCCATCAAGATGCTGCATCTGGGCATGATTTTCAG GTTGCAGAGTACAAGAATTACAAACCAGAAAGTGAGGAAGACTACGATAACTTATACTGGAGACGGACAGAATATATCGAAGGTGAAGATGGGGAACTTTCTTGGTTCAATGCTGGTGTTAGAGTGGGTGTTGGGATAGGCCTCGGCATTTGCTTGGGGATTGGGATTGGAGTTGGTTTGCTGGTCCGCACTTACCAGACTACAACCCGGACCTTTAGAAGGAGGCTCATCTAG
- the LOC105159242 gene encoding uncharacterized protein At1g01500-like isoform X2: MMVSYESHSNGNLIDPGLQIIRHPSYQSSGRFSLPWFDIRVFYVRISNFMVDDSTPEYLTLNNIPLSPDTVLEVNGVRCSMDSEGISCILRRDRVDKKSEESTFVSTDSIRLTDSVKFEVFHQQDLVISGVLEMLGANGFVGESNNVGKKWSMNCESVTSAGVGFLKGKQVMGSESLSPTIEVYVAGCFSGTPIILTKTLQLSPRKKHRKAMLGSIPEYDASESHQDAASGHDFQKLGR; encoded by the exons ATGATGGTTTCTTACGAGTCTCATAGCAATGGGAATCTGATTGATCCAGGCCTACAGATTATCAGGCATCCATCATACCAATCGTCTGGCAGGTTTTCTTTACCTTGGTTTGATATACGGGTGTTCTATGTGAGGATCAGTAATTTCATGGTAGATGATTCGACCCCAGAATATCTCACCCTGAACAACATCCCTCTGAGCCCAGATACAGTTCTTGAAGTGAATGGAGTGAGATGCTCCATGGATTCAGAAGGAATCTCGTGCATTCTTAGAAGGGACCGGGTGGATAAGAAGTCCGAAGAATCTACATTTGTCAGCACGGATAGCATAAGGTTAACAGACAGCGTGAAATTTGAGGTGTTCCATCAACAGGATCTTGTGATCTCTGGGGTTCTAGAAATGTTAGGTGCCAATGGTTTTGTAGGGGAATCAAATAATGTAGGCAAGAAGTGGAGCATGAATTGTGAATCCGTAACCAGCGCTGGTGTGGGATtcttgaaaggaaaacaagtAATGGGTTCTGAATCATTGTCACCTACAATTGAAGTTTATGTGGCTGGTTGCTTCTCAGGGACTCCCATCATATTAACCAAGACGTTACAGCTTAGCCCCCGCAAGAAGCATAGGAAGGCTATGCTGGGTTCAATTCCAGAGTATGATGCTTCTGAATCCCATCAAGATGCTGCATCTGGGCATGATTTTCAG AAACTAGGTAGGTAG
- the LOC105159244 gene encoding uncharacterized protein LOC105159244, translated as MADLASYGNPDRDVEQALIALKKGTQLLKYCRKGRPKFRSFRLSSDETTLIWYSKGSERHLKLSSVSRIIPGQRTPVFKRFLRPDKEYLSFSLIYNDGERSLDLICKDKTETEIWLTGLQTLISARQAYTKRTRSEISDLHGCGDTSQDHRPFGARLELSSSIHSRVSTDSLRDNYWNSSSSHAGSECASMQIRTSGADGFRISVSSTPSCSSTGSGPDDIESLGDVYAWGEIWSDGLTDGTGKPIPVKSDVFSPKLLESNVVLDVHQIACGVRHIALVTRQGDVFTWGEESGGRLGHGVEKDFSCPRLLEFFAVTSVDFVACGEFHTCAVSASGDLYTWGDGTHNAGLLGHGNNVSHWIPKRVCGSLEGLHVLSVACGTWHTALTTSTGQLFTFGDGTFGALGHGDRESIPYPKEVESLSGLKTAAVSCGVWHTAAIIEVTNQLGPNISSRKLFTWGDGDKNRLGHGSSGMHLYPTCVSGLIDYNIQQVACGDNITVTLTTSGHVFTVGSNVHGQLGNPQSTGKSPCLVQDKLVGEFVEQIACGANHVAVLTSRSEVFTWGRGANGRLGHGDLEDHNVPTLVEALKDRLVKSIACGSNYTACICIHKWMSGADQSVCTACRQAFGFTRKRHNCHNCGLVHCHACSSKKALRAALAPTPGKPHRVCDACYLKLKRALDVGKTATLTRRTTGHRRSLDLTVRGDRSDGRTSRLLLSPTLEPIKYLEVKSGMSGTRSDNYALVRASQVPSLLQLKEIAFPSSLSALQLALKPVIASTANPQQAQLQSQSNSRPASPYSRRPSPPRSATPVFSRGVIDSLKKANDHLNQEVSKLHGQVKSLKQKSEDQDTEIQKLKKTAENATSLAADRSSTCIGAVQAFKTIADQLKEITEKFPADISESESIKAVHAQVESFLDKYGAQAEENSSLPPERRPDQQIHTEEMALSFVSNSKEDHKTEDQANPGVQDRPQDIEGTPEEINGSSVSDRKGMNQSSGDSGFGTPPAAKTEGQKEVIEQFEPGVYVTVVVRANGTKIFKRVRFSKRRFAEQQAEEWWKENKDRLLQKYSPKITNMPVEANAVQPEAQEANEAAQSS; from the exons ATGGCAGATCTTGCTAGTTATGGCAATCCTGACCGTGACGTCGAGCAG GCACTCATTGCCTTGAAGAAAGGGACACAGTTGCTCAAGTACTGCAGAAAGGGGAGGCCTAAGTTTCGATCATTCAGACTTTCTTCA GATGAAACAACATTAATCTGGTACTCTAAAGGATCAGAAAGGCACTTGAAGTTATCATCTGTTTCACGGATTATTCCTGGACAGAGAACC CCtgtttttaaaagatttttgcGCCCAGATAAGGAGTACTTGTCATTTTCGCTCATATATAATGATGGTGAAAGATCTCTTGATCTG ATCTGCAAGGACAAAACTGAAACTGAGATCTGGCTTACTGGCCTGCAGACTTTAATATCAGCTCGCCAAGCATATACCAAACGGACTAGAAGTGAAATTTCTGAT TTGCATGGTTGTGGTGATACCTCTCAAGATCATCGCCCATTTGGAGCAAGACTGGAACTTTCGTCAAGTATCCACAGCAGAGTCTCCACCGATAGTCTTCGTGATAATTACTGGAATAGTTCTAGCTCACATGCAGGATCTGAATGTGCAAGTATGCAAATTCGAACGAGTGGTGCAGATGGTTTCCGAATTAGTGTCTCAAGTACTCCTAGTTGTTCAAGTACGGGTTCTGGACCAGATGATATAGAATCACTTGGTGATGTTTATGCGTGGGGAGAGATTTGGTCTGATGGACTAACAGATGGAACCGGGAAGCCAATCCCAGTAAAAAGTGATGTTTTCTCTCCTAAGCTGTTGGAGTCAAATGTAGTTCTTGACGTACACCAAATTGCTTGTGGTGTTCGGCACATTGCTCTTGTTACTAGACAAGGCGATGTTTTTACATGGGGAGAGGAATCTGGTGGCAGGCTAGGTCATGGAGTTGAGAAGGACTTCAGTTGTCCTCGACTACTAGAATTTTTTGCTGTTACAAGTGTTGACTTTGTTGCATGTGGCGAGTTTCATACATGTGCAGTGTCTGCATCTGGTGATTTATACACCTGGGGTGATGGTACACATAATGCAGGACTTCTTGGTCATGGAAATAATGTCAGCCACTGGATACCAAAACGAGTATGTGGATCTTTAGAAGGCCTTCATGTTTTATCAGTTGCTTGTGGCACCTGGCATACAGCATTGACAACTTCAACCGGACAACTGTTTACTTTCGGAGATGGAACATTTGGGGCTCTAGGTCATGGTGATCGTGAAAGCATTCCGTATCCAAAGGAGGTTGAGTCGCTGAGTGGTTTGAAAACTGCTGCTGTTTCCTGCGGAGTGTGGCATACTGCTGCTATTATAGAAGTTACAAATCAGTTGGGTCCAAATATTTCCTCAAGAAAGTTATTCACCTGGGGTGATGGTGATAAAAATCGACTGGGTCATGGAAGCAGTGGGATGCATCTTTACCCAACTTGTGTTTCTGGTCTTATTGATTACAACATCCAGCAGGTAGCATGTGGAGATAACATAACTGTTACCCTTACTACGTCCGGCCATGTCTTCACAGTGGGAAGTAACGTACATGGTCAGCTAGGCAATCCACAATCTACTGGAAAGTCCCCTTGCTTAGTACAAGACAAATTAGTTGGAGAGTTTGTTGAACAAATAGCATGTGGTGCCAATCATGTTGCAGTCCTCACTTCAAGAAGCGAAGTATTTACCTGGGGAAGAGGAGCCAATGGTAGACTAGGACATGGGGACTTAGAAGACCACAATGTCCCGACATTGGTAGAAGCTCTCAAGGACAGGCTCGTGAAGAGCATTGCGTGTGGCTCAAACTACACGGCGTGTATATGCATCCACAAGTGGATGTCTGGGGCAGATCAATCAGTTTGCACAGCTTGTAGGCAGGCATTTGGTTTTACTCGAAAGCGACACAACTGTCATAACTGTGGGCTGGTGCATTGCCATGCTTGCAGTTCCAAAAAGGCACTGCGGGCAGCTCTTGCTCCGACTCCTGGGAAACCACATCGAGTCTGTGATGCTTGCTATCTAAAACTTAAAAGGGCTCTAGATGTTGGAAAAACAGCGACTTTAACTCGAAGAACAACGGGTCACCGTCGCTCGCTGGATCTCACTGTTAGGGGAGATAGGTCAGACGGAAGAACTTCAAGACTTCTGCTTTCCCCCACTCTGGAACCAATCAAGTACCTTGAAGTCAAGTCTGGAATGTCTGGAACAAGATCTGATAACTATGCCTTAGTGCGTGCTTCGCAGGTTCCATCACTATTACAGCTCAAGGAAATTGCTTTCCCAAGTTCACTTAGTGCCCTTCAGTTGGCTCTAAAGCCTGTTATCGCATCAACTGCAAATCCTCAACAGGCCCAGCTGCAATCTCAATCCAACTCAAGACCTGCTTCCCCTTACTCGAGAAGACCAAGTCCTCCACGATCAGCAACTCCTGTATTTTCAAGGGGTGTCATCGATAGTTTAAAGAAGGCAAATGATCATTTAAACCAAGAAGTTTCCAAACTGCATGGCCAA gttaaaagtttaaaacaaaaaagtgaaGACCAAGATACAGAAATCCAGAAGTTAAAGAAAACTGCTGAGAATGCTACTTCATTAGCTGCTGATAGATCTTCCACGTGTATTGGAGCAGTGCAAGCCTTTAAGACCATCGCAGATCAA ttaaaagaaATCACAGAGAAGTTTCCAGCTGATATATCTGAGAGTGAATCCATTAAAGCAGTACATGCTCAAGTTGAATCTTTTCTGGATAAATATGGGGCTCAAGCTGAAGAAAATTCTTCTTTGCCACCAGAACGGAGACCTGACCAACAGATTCATACCGAGGAAATGGCATTATCCTTTGTATCAAATAGCAAGGAAGATCATAAAACAGAAGATCAAGCCAATCCTGGCGTTCAGGACAGGCCCCAGGATATTGAAGGAACTCCAGAAGAAATCAACGGATCATCTGTTTCTGATAGAAAAGGCATGAATCAGTCAAGTGGAGACAGTGGCTTCGGGACGCCTCCAGCTGCAAAGACTGAGGGACAAAAAGAAGTCATTGAGCAGTTTGAACCAGGTGTTTATGTAACTGTTGTTGTACGTGCAAACGGGACCAAGATCTTCAAGAGGGTTAGATTCAG CAAGCGAAGGTTTGCCGAGCAGCAGGCAGAAGAATGgtggaaagaaaacaaagatagACTACTGCAAAAGTACAGTCCGAAAATAACTAACATGCCGGTGGAAGCAAATGCAGTTCAGCCGGAAGCTCAGGAAGCTAATGAGGCAGCACAATCTTCATAG
- the LOC105159243 gene encoding maf-like protein DDB_G0281937 isoform X3: protein MDSSTGQEFKIILGSSSVARKKILADMGFEFTTMSADIDEKAIRKEKPEDLVTALAEAKANAIVGKLKNVENQEKDAKPTLVIAADTVVVYEGMIREKPSSEEEAREFIKGYSGSHAATLSSVLVTNLSTGLRKGDWDKVEIHFHDIPEQIIDNLIKEGNVLNVAGGLIIEHPLVLPYVKEVVGGTDSVMGLPKELTRRLMKEVL, encoded by the exons ATGGATTCATCTACTGGTCAGGAATTCAAG ATAATCTTGGGATCATCTTCTGTTGCCCGTAAAAAGATTTTAGCAGACATGGGGTTTGAATTCACAACTATG TCTGCAGATATAGATGAAAAGGCCATTCGTAAAGAAAAGCCTGAAGATTTGGTTACGGCTCTTGCTGAGGCAAAG GCAAATGCCATAGTGGGAAAACTCAAGAATGTTGAAAACCAGGAGAAGGATGCCAAGCCTACACTTGTGATAGCGGCTGATACT GTGGTGGTGTATGAAGGCATGATAAGAGAAAAGCCTTCCAGTGAAGAAGAGGCACGTGAATTCATAAAAG GTTATTCTGGTTCGCATGCTGCTACTTTGAGTTCTGTTCTTGTGACAAACCTTAGCACTGGATTAAGAAAAGGGGATTGGGACAAAGTGGAG ATTCATTTCCATGATATTCCAGAACAGATAATAGACAACCTG ATAAAAGAAGGGAATGTACTAAATGTAGCTGGTGGACTGATTATTGAACATCCTCTGGTTTTGCCATATGTGAAAGAAGTG GTTGGTGGAACTGATAGTGTAATGGGACTCCCGAAAGAGCTCACTAGAAGACTAATGAAGGAGGTTCTATAG
- the LOC105159243 gene encoding maf-like protein DDB_G0281937 isoform X2, producing MDSSTGQEFKIILGSSSVARKKILADMGFEFTTMSADIDEKAIRKEKPEDLVTALAEAKANAIVGKLKNVENQEKDAKPTLVIAADTLHVFFCLTLNKNDLEVVVYEGMIREKPSSEEEAREFIKGYSGSHAATLSSVLVTNLSTGLRKGDWDKVEIHFHDIPEQIIDNLIKEGNVLNVAGGLIIEHPLVLPYVKEVVGGTDSVMGLPKELTRRLMKEVL from the exons ATGGATTCATCTACTGGTCAGGAATTCAAG ATAATCTTGGGATCATCTTCTGTTGCCCGTAAAAAGATTTTAGCAGACATGGGGTTTGAATTCACAACTATG TCTGCAGATATAGATGAAAAGGCCATTCGTAAAGAAAAGCCTGAAGATTTGGTTACGGCTCTTGCTGAGGCAAAG GCAAATGCCATAGTGGGAAAACTCAAGAATGTTGAAAACCAGGAGAAGGATGCCAAGCCTACACTTGTGATAGCGGCTGATACT ttgcatgttttcttttgtctcactctaaataaaaatgatctGGAGGTGGTGGTGTATGAAGGCATGATAAGAGAAAAGCCTTCCAGTGAAGAAGAGGCACGTGAATTCATAAAAG GTTATTCTGGTTCGCATGCTGCTACTTTGAGTTCTGTTCTTGTGACAAACCTTAGCACTGGATTAAGAAAAGGGGATTGGGACAAAGTGGAG ATTCATTTCCATGATATTCCAGAACAGATAATAGACAACCTG ATAAAAGAAGGGAATGTACTAAATGTAGCTGGTGGACTGATTATTGAACATCCTCTGGTTTTGCCATATGTGAAAGAAGTG GTTGGTGGAACTGATAGTGTAATGGGACTCCCGAAAGAGCTCACTAGAAGACTAATGAAGGAGGTTCTATAG
- the LOC105159243 gene encoding maf-like protein DDB_G0281937 isoform X1 translates to MDSSTGQEFKIILGSSSVARKKILADMGFEFTTMSADIDEKAIRKEKPEDLVTALAEAKANAIVGKLKNVENQEKDAKPTLVIAADTVENVQPKRHGKEDAEPTLLITCDQVVVYEGMIREKPSSEEEAREFIKGYSGSHAATLSSVLVTNLSTGLRKGDWDKVEIHFHDIPEQIIDNLIKEGNVLNVAGGLIIEHPLVLPYVKEVVGGTDSVMGLPKELTRRLMKEVL, encoded by the exons ATGGATTCATCTACTGGTCAGGAATTCAAG ATAATCTTGGGATCATCTTCTGTTGCCCGTAAAAAGATTTTAGCAGACATGGGGTTTGAATTCACAACTATG TCTGCAGATATAGATGAAAAGGCCATTCGTAAAGAAAAGCCTGAAGATTTGGTTACGGCTCTTGCTGAGGCAAAG GCAAATGCCATAGTGGGAAAACTCAAGAATGTTGAAAACCAGGAGAAGGATGCCAAGCCTACACTTGTGATAGCGGCTGATACT GTAGAAAATGTCCAACCAAAGCGTCATGGCAAAGAGGATGCAGAACCCACCCTGCTTATTACTTGTGATCAA GTGGTGGTGTATGAAGGCATGATAAGAGAAAAGCCTTCCAGTGAAGAAGAGGCACGTGAATTCATAAAAG GTTATTCTGGTTCGCATGCTGCTACTTTGAGTTCTGTTCTTGTGACAAACCTTAGCACTGGATTAAGAAAAGGGGATTGGGACAAAGTGGAG ATTCATTTCCATGATATTCCAGAACAGATAATAGACAACCTG ATAAAAGAAGGGAATGTACTAAATGTAGCTGGTGGACTGATTATTGAACATCCTCTGGTTTTGCCATATGTGAAAGAAGTG GTTGGTGGAACTGATAGTGTAATGGGACTCCCGAAAGAGCTCACTAGAAGACTAATGAAGGAGGTTCTATAG
- the LOC105159246 gene encoding elongation of fatty acids protein 3-like, producing MATLYRAVHYWLVDHPIITQYEWKPRQSPGASPLFLSITVTFYLSLTLLLHRYPTLPPPPSSALRLAAVFHNATLCLLSGVMAVGCALSVLHQTPPDNPSWCICFPAGSTTPRGPTFFWAHVFYFSKILEFVDTLLILLSGSCSRRLSFLHVYHHAVVPVMCYLWLAAAQTLMPVGLVTNAAVHVLMYAYYLLSAIGLRPGWKRMVTNCQITQFLYGYLVSGLMLYLHFTGSGCSGFGAWGFSTLFTTSLLALFVNFHLKNYAHARKMKPADRLVLGKDKRP from the coding sequence ATGGCTACTCTCTACCGCGCAGTTCACTACTGGCTGGTCGACCACCCAATCATCACCCAATACGAGTGGAAGCCCCGTCAATCACCCGGCGCCTCCCCCCTTTTCCTCTCCATCACCGTCACCTTCTACCTCTCCCTCACACTCCTCCTCCACCGCTACCCcaccctccccccccccccctcctcCGCCCTCCGCCTCGCCGCCGTCTTCCACAACGCCACCCTCTGCCTTCTTTCCGGCGTCATGGCCGTGGGCTGCGCTCTCTCCGTGCTCCACCAAACGCCCCCCGACAACCCTAGCTGGTGTATATGCTTCCCCGCAGGCAGCACCACGCCGCGTGGGCCCACGTTCTTCTGGGCCCACGTGTTCTACTTCTCTAAGATCCTCGAATTCGTCGACACGCTCCTAATCCTCCTCAGTGGGTCCTGCTCACGTCGCCTCTCCTTCCTCCACGTCTACCATCACGCGGTGGTGCCGGTAATGTGCTACCTGTGGCTGGCAGCGGCCCAGACGCTGATGCCGGTGGGGCTGGTGACCAACGCCGCCGTGCATGTGCTAATGTACGCCTACTACCTTCTGTCAGCTATAGGGCTTCGACCCGGGTGGAAGAGGATGGTGACAAATTGCCAGATTACGCAGTTTTTGTATGGATATCTGGTTTCGGGTTTGATGCTGTACCTCCACTTTACAGGGTCGGGTTGCTCCGGGTTCGGGGCCTGGGGGTTCAGCACCCTGTTCACGACGTCGCTTTTGGCACTTTTCGTTAACTTTCATCTGAAGAATTACGCCCACGCCCGGAAAATGAAACCGGCCGATAGGCTGGTTCTTGGCAAGGATAAACGGCCGTGA